In Bacillus weihaiensis, the genomic stretch TGTACTTCGTCCATCATTTCCCAGAAAAGCTCTTCACTACGGTCACGATTATACCAAATTTCCTCACGATCAAACCCACGCTCTTCTATATCCATATACGAAATATAAAACTTTACAGTGTTCTCGTTAATGCGCTCAATTTCCATTTACTCGACCTTCCCTTCTATATAAGATGTTGAAGGGACAACCCCCCCTAAGGTAGTTGTACTTTACTACACTTTACCCATCTTTGTAAAGATTTAATCAATGGATAAGTGAGTGTGTAAGATTCAATCTATTTAGATTGTAACACACACAGTTTTAAACCTTCATTAACAATTGAATCTTGTACTCTTATTTTATGATAAAAAAGACTCAAAGGAAATAAAAATGCTTCATTTTACAAAAAAACAGGTATTTACCCATAGTAATCTGTAAACATATTTCTTTCTGACATTCATATAATTGTACGAGCAGTTCAAAAGAGTAGGTGGACACACTATGTTTTTTAGGTGATGGTACAAAAAAATCATGTATCGTCAGTGAAAATTCTTCATAAACTGTGTAGCCCTCTAATAAGTATAGTCTTTGCTTGATAATTGATTCAAGTAGCAACAAATGCATTTTGTGAGTTTATAAAAAATGATGAAGAGGGGTAAATGATGGACCAGGAATTTTTACTTTCACTACTTATGATAATAGGAATCGACCTCGTACTAGGTGCAGATAACGCAGTTGTCATTGCAATGGCATGCCGTAATTTGCCTGTCATTCAAAGAAATAAGGCGATTATTTTTGGAACGATCTTAGCCATTGTTGTTCGTATTGTTATTACGATTCTTGCCGTTTATTTGCTTAACATTCCTTTTTTACAATTAATCGGTGGTGTGTTTCTTTTATATATTGCCTTTCATCTAATTGTCGGTAAGGATGATGATTCAAATAAAATTAAAAGTCACTCTTCTCTTTGGAAAGCGGTTCAAACAATCGTGATAGCTGATATATTAATGGGGTTTGACAATGTTATTGCTGTCGCAGGAGCTGCACAAGGACACATGATTCTCGTTGCATTCGGACTACTTATTTCCATACCGATTATTATATGGGGGAGCAAATTTATTCTCGTTCTTCTTACGAAATACCCTTTACTTATTTATGTTGGTGGCGGTTTACTATCATTTACTGCTGGAAAAATGATCATTGGCGATGATAAGCTACAGTCATTACTAGCAACACACACTTCATTAGTGGCTAGCTTACCTTTTATTACAACGACATTTGTTCTTTTTGCAGGTGTCTTATATCAAACTATCACCTTAGGAAAGCAAGAATAAGTTCTCAAGCTCAGAGTATTGAGCTACCTACTTCACCCTCAAGGAATAGTATCCTGCTAACTACACGTAGTAGATCTCATGAAAACATCATATATTCTTTCCGTCTTATAACTATAAAAACGTAAGTAAAGATACTAAATAAGACACGTATATATATAAGAAGGAGGCGAGAATTATGTTTTTCAAACAGAAATTCAGGTATAACAGGAAGAAATATAAGAAAAAGCCGTTAAAAACAAAACATGTTGTGATCATTTCTTTGATGTTATTTGTTTTTATTAACCTGGGTTCACTTTGGATGGTCGATAGAATAATAGAACCTCTTTTAATCACCATGATTAAAACTGAAGTAAATGAACTAACCACTAGTACTATTACAAATTCAGTTAGAAATTCTGTTAGCAAAGTTAATATGGATGATTTAATCATTATTCGTGATAAAGGGGACGGATACTCTCCTACGTATAGCTTTAACCAAACTAGTTACAATAAAATTTTAGCTGATGTTTCAGATGAACTTTCTAATGAATTAGGTAAAATGACAAATCAATTAGATGGTAACCATGAAGCATCAACCACCTATTCAATCCCACTTGGCGTTATAACAGATAATTCCTTATTATCTAATTTAGGTCCTGATATTCCAATAGAATTATTTATAGTAAGTGATGTTACTCCAGAAATCAAAACGACATTAACAAGTTCGGGCATAAATAATACATTTCTAGAATTATTCATTCACCTAAATGTTGGAGTACAAGTCGCCATCCCCTCTTATACAGATAGGCAAGTTGTAACGACAGACGTAAAAATCGGGGATATTTTCATACCTGGCGAAGTCCCAGAATATTATGGAGGAAATGAAAATAATCCAGCTCCAATCATTATAGAGCCTAAGAAAGAAGAGTAAACATACCTATAGAAAAGGCAAATTCATTGAATCGAATTTGCCTTTTCTGGTATATTATTAATTAACTAAACGCTGTGCTTCTCGAAGCTGATAAGTACGAACACGACGTGGTAAGAAACGACGAATCTCATCTTCGTTGTAACCTACTTGTAGTCTTTTCTCGTCAATAATAATCGGACGACGAAGAAGACCAGGATTTTCTTGAATTAAATTATATAAATCTTGTAAAGGTAGTGTCTCTAAATTAACATTTAGCTTTTGAAAAATTTTAGAACGAGTGGAAATGATTTCATCAGTTCCATCTTCAGTCATTCGTAAAATCTCTTTAATCTCTTGAATAGATAGCGTTTCAGAGAAAATATTACGCTCTGTATAAGCAATGTCGTGTTCTTCTAACCATGCTTTTGCTTTTCTACATGAAGTACAACTTGGTGACGTATATAGTGTTACCATGATCCTTCACTCCTCTAGTTAGAATTCTTTGCATAAACTCTAGTATATAAAATTGAAATTACTTTAAATAAGAATCTCTAAAATGATTATACTATAAAAAAGTAAGTATGCATATAGTTTTTGTGTTAAAAGTATGACAAAACCATTACAATCTTGTTTAATTAAGTAAATGCACAATGACCTAAACAGCTAAAAGACTTATTATCCTTGATACAAAAGGATTTATTCATTCAACTTCCATTTTCAATTAATCGCTTATATTCTCAATTAAGATAAATGGTCGAAAATGTTTTTCTTTGAAGAATCACCTTCATCACGTGTCAAAACTTCCCCTACCGGCTCATAAGAATCCCCATACCATTCCTTGTCCTTATATGTATGAATCTCGTTGTAGGTTTTCTTCATCGCCTCATAAATCAGTTCCTCTGATTCATCATTCGGTGACCAGTAAAGGATTTCCATGCTGTTCACTTCGTTTGTTGCGAGTGATTTACGATTGTAGCCTATTGAATCTGCATGTTTAAAGCCTTCACGTTGATAAAATTTCAATCTCTTTTCCGTATCAGAATCCTCATAGTTAACTGGCTCTACTTCTAAAATAATTGGCTTACCTTTTTTCTTCAGTTTACCAATTAATTTACCACCAAGCCCTTCACCACGTGCATCCTTTGACACAAAGATATAATCGATAAAGATAAAATCATTAAGCTCAGCATACATTAATACATGATGCTTCCCCTCATCCTTATGATATATATCTCCTTTTTCTTTAAGTAATGCTTCCATATGATCTTTAGACTTCATCTCTTCAATGGGAAAATATTTATTGAGCTTTTCATACCAGTTCATGCACGTTACCCCTTTTGTCATGTTGTCATTATTATAAGCGAATTCTCCCACGCTTATGTTTACCCTACTTATCTTTTCATTAAACATTGAATTTATTCAAAAGCTAACTTTTCGTGAAAATATTTGTCTCCTTTATATGATATGTTCGTTCTTTTTTATCGTTCGCTTCTTCCAAAGCATAGGACATTTGGAAACCATAATTGTCTCTTTCCATAGGCATCCTCACTCCTCCAGCTCTCCTTTTGAGATGATTATTCCGAAAACGTCTCATACCTTCATTCCAATTCACATAAAACATACCTACATATAGCAAAAAAAAAGACTACCTATAAGGTAATCTTCTTCTCATCATTATTTTGCGTATTGCTCTTGATATTGCTTGAATTCTTTATCAGAACACATAACAAAATGACCTGGTTTCACTTCTCTAAATGATACTTCTTCATCTGGTTGGTAATTATGTTGAGCCGGATCATATGTTTTTCTCACACGAGAACGCTCATAGTCTGGATCAGGAAGTGGAATCGCCGATAACAATGACTGGGTATATGGGTGAATTGGGTTGTTATAAAGCTCATCTGCTGTTGTAAGTTCAACCAATTTCCCAAAATACATAACGCCAATACGATCACTAATATATTTAACCATTGATAAATCATGGGCGATGAATAGGTATGTTAACCCTTTTTCTTTTTGTAGCTTTTTCATTAAGTTAACAACCTGAGCTTGAATCGAAACATCAAGTGCTGAAATTGGCTCATCGGCAATAATGAATTCAGGCTCAACTGCTAATGCACGTGCAATTCCAATACGTTGGCGTTGCCCACCACTGAATTCATGTGGATAACGGTTAGCATGCTCACGATTTAATCCAACAGTTTCAAGAAGTTCATAGACTCTTTCCATACGTTCTTTCTTTGTTTTTGCTAAACCATGTATATCAATACCTTCAGCAATAACATCAGAAATTTTCATACGAGGATTTAACGATGCATAAGGATCTTGGAAAATCATTTGCATTTTACGGTTAAATGCTTTTAATTCCGCTTTTGATTTTTTCCCATGTACATTAACACCGTCATAATTTACTTCGCCATCAGTCGCATCATATAAACGGATGATCGTTCTTCCAGTTGTTGATTTTCCACAACCAGATTCCCCTACTAATCCTAATGTTTCACCTTTGAAAATATCAAAAGAAACACCATCAACAGCTCTTACTTCATTTGGCTTACCAATATTGAAGTGCTGCTTTAAATTTTTAATTTCTAATAATTTTTCATTTGCCATGTTAATTTCCCTCCTTGTTTCCAGGGAATTGACGTCTACGACGTTTTACAGCTGCTGGTGGCTCTACCTTAGGTGCGTCCGGATGTAGAAGCCAAGTAGCAGCATAATGAGTATCAGATACCTTGTACATCGGCGGCTGCTTTTCTAAATCAACCTTCATTGCAAACTCGTTACGGGCTGCAAATGCATCACCTTTAGGAGGATTTAGTAAGTTAGGTGGTGTACCAGGAATCGCATATAGTTCATCATCTTTAGAATCTAAATCAGGCATTGAACTAATTAATCCCCAAGTATATGGATGCTGAGGATTATAGAATACTTCATCAACTGTTCCAATTTCGACAATTTTCCCACCATACATAACAGCGACACGATCTGCAACATTTGCTACAACGCCAAGATCATGGGTAATAAAGATAATAGAGGTATCAATTTTCTTTTGAAGATCCTTCATTAACTCTAAAATCTGAGCTTGAATGGTAACATCAAGAGCAGTTGTTGGCTCATCAGCGATTAACACTTTTGGATTACAAGCAAGAGCAATGGCAATAACAACCCTTTGTCTCATCCCACCAGAAAATTGGTGCGGATATTGATTAAAACGTGCTTCTGCTTGTGGAATACCTACTAAACGAAGCAAATCAATCGCACGATCTTTCGCTGCTGATTTACTTAAGTTTTGGTGTTTAATAATTGGCTCCATGATTTGTTTTCCAACCTTCATTGTTGGGTTCAACGAAGTCATTGGATCTTGGAATATCATGGAGATATCTTTCCCACGAATTTTTTGCATTGCTTTATTTGGTAATTTTGCTAAGTCCTTACCATCAAAAAGGATTGCTCCTTCTTTGATTTCTGAATTCGATTCAGGTAAAAGACGCATAATTGATTTTGTCGTTACGGATTTACCAGAACCAGACTCTCCTACGATAGCAAGTGTTTCACCTTTATATAGGTCAAAGTTCACACCGCGAATAGCTTGGACTTCTCCACCAAAAGTATGAAACGAAATGTGTAAATCTTTTACTTCTAACATTTTTTCCATCATCTATTCACCTACCTTTTTAGTCGCGCATTTTCGGATCTAGTGCATCACGAAGTCCATCAGCAATCATATTGAAGCAAATCATAATTGTACTAATAACAATTGCCGGGAATATCATTTGATACGGATATAATACTAACGATTTAAAACCATCATCAATTAACGTACCTAGTGATGCTAATGGTGCTTTTAATCCTAATCCAATAAAGCTTAAGAATGCTTCAAAGAAAATGGCACTTGGTATTGTAAACATCGTATTAATAATAATAACACCTACTAAATTCGGCATTAAATGTTTAGTAATAATTTTTGCATGTCCTGCTCCAAGTGTTCTTGATGCTAAGACGAATTCTTGGTTTTTATATTTTAATACTTGACCACGAACAACACGAGCCATACCGACCCAACCTGTGATCGTTAAGGCTATCGTTATAGAAAGAATACCAGGTTCTAAAATGATAATCATTAAGATAACAACAACTAAGTTAGGAATACCAACTAATATTTCAATAATACGTTGCATGATTGTATCTACGCGACCACCAAAATAGCCTGAAATAGCACCGTAAGCAACCCCGATAATCATATCAATAACTGCTGCTAATAAAGCAATATAAAGGGATACTTGTGTCCCCTTCCAAACACGTGTGAAGATGTCACGACCTAAGCTATCTGTACCAAACCAGTAGTAGGCATCATCAGCACCTTTTAGCTCATAAGCATCGTATACTTCACCGTTTTTCTTCGTTAGTGTTCCATCGAAAGGAAGCCAGCTAATATTTTCGAAAGCTTCAACTTTTGGAGGGAGATTCGAATGCTTTGCGTTTTGTTGACTATAGTCATAATCATTTAAATAAGGTCCTACTAAAGAAAGAATTGTTAAGAAAAATAGCACAACAATACTCACAATAGCTGCCTTGTTTTTTCTTACACGTAACCAGGCATCTTGCCAATAGTTCAAACTCGGCTTATTGATTTCCTCACTTTTCGAAGAATCCAAGCTAGCGGGCTCAAACAAGTCTTTTGAAATTTTCTCATCATGCTGTGACATTATTTTTTACCTCCCGCTAAACGAATTCTAGGATCAATCAAACCGTATAATAAGTCGACAACTAAAATAACAAATATAAAGAGTGCGGCAAATAAAATCGTTGTGCCCATGATGACTGGGTAATCATTCACGTTAATCGATTTAACAAATTGCTCACCAAGTCCAGGGATACCAAAGATTTTCTCAATAACTAATGAACCTGTCATTAAACTAACCGTAAGAGGTCCAAGAACCGTAATAACAGGA encodes the following:
- a CDS encoding TerC family protein, giving the protein MDQEFLLSLLMIIGIDLVLGADNAVVIAMACRNLPVIQRNKAIIFGTILAIVVRIVITILAVYLLNIPFLQLIGGVFLLYIAFHLIVGKDDDSNKIKSHSSLWKAVQTIVIADILMGFDNVIAVAGAAQGHMILVAFGLLISIPIIIWGSKFILVLLTKYPLLIYVGGGLLSFTAGKMIIGDDKLQSLLATHTSLVASLPFITTTFVLFAGVLYQTITLGKQE
- the yunB gene encoding sporulation protein YunB, with translation MFFKQKFRYNRKKYKKKPLKTKHVVIISLMLFVFINLGSLWMVDRIIEPLLITMIKTEVNELTTSTITNSVRNSVSKVNMDDLIIIRDKGDGYSPTYSFNQTSYNKILADVSDELSNELGKMTNQLDGNHEASTTYSIPLGVITDNSLLSNLGPDIPIELFIVSDVTPEIKTTLTSSGINNTFLELFIHLNVGVQVAIPSYTDRQVVTTDVKIGDIFIPGEVPEYYGGNENNPAPIIIEPKKEE
- the spxA gene encoding transcriptional regulator SpxA, translating into MVTLYTSPSCTSCRKAKAWLEEHDIAYTERNIFSETLSIQEIKEILRMTEDGTDEIISTRSKIFQKLNVNLETLPLQDLYNLIQENPGLLRRPIIIDEKRLQVGYNEDEIRRFLPRRVRTYQLREAQRLVN
- a CDS encoding GNAT family N-acetyltransferase is translated as MNWYEKLNKYFPIEEMKSKDHMEALLKEKGDIYHKDEGKHHVLMYAELNDFIFIDYIFVSKDARGEGLGGKLIGKLKKKGKPIILEVEPVNYEDSDTEKRLKFYQREGFKHADSIGYNRKSLATNEVNSMEILYWSPNDESEELIYEAMKKTYNEIHTYKDKEWYGDSYEPVGEVLTRDEGDSSKKNIFDHLS
- a CDS encoding ABC transporter ATP-binding protein — its product is MANEKLLEIKNLKQHFNIGKPNEVRAVDGVSFDIFKGETLGLVGESGCGKSTTGRTIIRLYDATDGEVNYDGVNVHGKKSKAELKAFNRKMQMIFQDPYASLNPRMKISDVIAEGIDIHGLAKTKKERMERVYELLETVGLNREHANRYPHEFSGGQRQRIGIARALAVEPEFIIADEPISALDVSIQAQVVNLMKKLQKEKGLTYLFIAHDLSMVKYISDRIGVMYFGKLVELTTADELYNNPIHPYTQSLLSAIPLPDPDYERSRVRKTYDPAQHNYQPDEEVSFREVKPGHFVMCSDKEFKQYQEQYAK
- a CDS encoding ABC transporter ATP-binding protein: MEKMLEVKDLHISFHTFGGEVQAIRGVNFDLYKGETLAIVGESGSGKSVTTKSIMRLLPESNSEIKEGAILFDGKDLAKLPNKAMQKIRGKDISMIFQDPMTSLNPTMKVGKQIMEPIIKHQNLSKSAAKDRAIDLLRLVGIPQAEARFNQYPHQFSGGMRQRVVIAIALACNPKVLIADEPTTALDVTIQAQILELMKDLQKKIDTSIIFITHDLGVVANVADRVAVMYGGKIVEIGTVDEVFYNPQHPYTWGLISSMPDLDSKDDELYAIPGTPPNLLNPPKGDAFAARNEFAMKVDLEKQPPMYKVSDTHYAATWLLHPDAPKVEPPAAVKRRRRQFPGNKEGN
- the opp3C gene encoding oligopeptide ABC transporter permease, with amino-acid sequence MSQHDEKISKDLFEPASLDSSKSEEINKPSLNYWQDAWLRVRKNKAAIVSIVVLFFLTILSLVGPYLNDYDYSQQNAKHSNLPPKVEAFENISWLPFDGTLTKKNGEVYDAYELKGADDAYYWFGTDSLGRDIFTRVWKGTQVSLYIALLAAVIDMIIGVAYGAISGYFGGRVDTIMQRIIEILVGIPNLVVVILMIIILEPGILSITIALTITGWVGMARVVRGQVLKYKNQEFVLASRTLGAGHAKIITKHLMPNLVGVIIINTMFTIPSAIFFEAFLSFIGLGLKAPLASLGTLIDDGFKSLVLYPYQMIFPAIVISTIMICFNMIADGLRDALDPKMRD